GAAACGCAGGCGCTTAGGATCGGTATCGAAGAGCGCAACTTCGTGATTGAGGCAAAGTGCGTCGGTCAGGAAGGTTCCCATTTTTCCGGCGCCAAGGATTAATATCTTCATCGTGGGTATATCGCTAAAAAAAGACGAGCTACTTGCTACCGGTGTAGCTTGTAGCTCGTCTTTGTATCTGAAACTTACTTATTCATGATTTCAATTTGCTGGCGAACCGACTCTTCGTGAATCGCTTCGAGCACCACTTGCATAAACTCAGAGCTCATGCCCATGCTCACCGCCTGAGCGACACGCTTGCTGATGATTTCATCGTAACGTCCTGACTGAAGAACGGTCATTCCGTGCTCTTTTTTGAACTGGCCGATTTCTTTAGAGATTCTCATACGTTTAGCCAAAAGCTCAAGCAGGTCATTATCGAGGTTGTCAATCTGACGACGGAGGTCTGAAAGGTCTTCGGTAGTCTGTGCAGTATCACGGATAACGAGATTGTTCAGGATTTGCTCCAATGCATCAGGAGTTACCTGCTGTGAAGCGTCACTCCATGCGCAATCCGGATTACAATGCGACTCGATAATCAAACCTTCGAAGTTCAGATCCATAGCCTGCTGGCTCAACGGTGCGATAAATTCGCGTTTACCGCCAATATGGCTCGGGTCACAGAAAATAGGAAGGTTTGGAATACGACGTTTCAGTTCGATAGGAATGTGCCACTGTGGCTGGTTGCGGTAAATCTTCTTGTCGAATGAGCTAAATCCGCGATGGATAGCACCAATCTGACGGATACCAGCGTTATACACGCGTTCGATAGCTCCAATCCACAATTCGAGGTCAGGATTCACCGGGTTTTTCACCAATACGGGGATTTTGCAGCCTTTCAAAGCGTCTGCCACTTCCTGTACGGCAAATGGGTTAGCAGTGGTACGTGCACCAATCCACAACAGGTCAACACCGAACTTCAATGCTTCATATACGTGACGCTCTGTCGCTACCTCAGTTGCTACATACAAGCCAGTCTCTTTTTTAACACGTTGCAACCATGCCAAACCTTCGCTTCCGATTCCTTCGAAGCCTCCCGGTTTGGTACGCGGTTTCCAGATACCCGCGCGGAAGATTTTCACACCTTTTGCAGCCAGTGCATGAGCTGCTTCCATTACCTGTTCTTCGGTCTCTGCACTACAAGGACCGGCAATTACCATCGGGCGTTTGTTTTCTACGCCTTCGAATGTTATTGGTTGTAATTCCATAGTTTATGTTGCTTATTTATTCTACAAAAATGAGATGATATATAGTAACCGGCTTTGTTACAATACCGATTTAATTCTTTCCAAAGCTTCTTTCAGTTTCTCTTCGGGACAACAAAGCGAGATGCGTACATATTTATCCCCTTTATTTCCGAAAATAAACCCGGGAGTGATGAATACGTTTCCGTCATAAAGAACTTTATCCGAAAGCTTCTCTCCGTTTTCCCACTGGTCGGATACTTTTCCCCAAAGGAACATTCCGACCTGGTTTTTATCGTAAGTACAACCCATCGCGTCCATAATTGCACCCGCTACGTCACGACGTTTGCGGTACACTTTGTTCATCTCCTCGTGCCATTCCGCTTTGTTACCCAACGCAGCTACGGCTGCCTTTTGCATCGGACGGAACATACCTGAGTCGATGTTGCTTTTCACTTTCAATACCCATTGTACGAACTGCGCATTCGATGCCAACATCCCGATACGCCAGCCCGGCATGTTATGCGATTTACTCATCGAGTTAAGTTCGATACAAATTTCTTTTGCTCCTTCAACACTGAGAATTGAAATCGGTTTATCGTTCAGGATGAAGCTGTAAGGATTATCGTTGCAAATGATAATGCCGTGTTTTTTACCGAAAGCCACCAGTTTCTCATACAATGCGATGGTTGCATTGGCGCCGGTCGGCATGTTCGGATAATTAACCCACATTAGTTTGACTTTGCTGAGGTCCATCTTCTCCAAAGCGTCGAAGTCAGGCTCCCAGTTGTTGTTTTCATCCAAATCGTAAGTTACAATATTAGCTTCCACCAGGTTGCTTACCGAACTATAGGTCGGATAACCCGGATTTGGCACCAATACCTCATCACCCGGATTGAGGAACGCCATAGATATGTGCAAAATACCTTCCTTAGAACCGATAAGCGGCTGTATTTCGTTCGCCGGGTTCAGTACAACGCCGTACCATTTCTTATACCACCCTGCAAAAGCTTCACGCAATTCGGGAATGCCCACGTAAGGCTGATATCCATGCGCTTCAGGCTTGTGACTTTTCTGACACAAAGTCTCGATGGTCGCACTTGAAGGCGGAAGGTCAGGACTTCCCACTCCCAGACTGATAATATTTTTACCCTGAGCATTAAGATCTGCAATCTCTTTCAGTTTGCGCGAAAAGTAGTATTCGTTTACCTGATTGAGGCGGTTGGCCGGTTGTATCTGCTTCATATTTTTGTATTCGTTGATGCGTTTATTTCTTACTTTTTCGTTTGGTGGGTTATATCACTCTCAATCCCTCATTCCTTCATTCCCTTTTCTCAAGGCGTCTCCGCTTCGCAATATTCACCTAAGACTTTCAGGTCTTTGGTCAATGGTCGGCAGGCATCCATCGCCTGGCGATAACGGGTATAATCATTGTAAGTGAGGTCAATATAAAACTGATACTCCCATTCGCGACCGATAATCGGCAGGGACTGGATTTTGGTCAGGTTTACCCCGTAAAACGAAAGGATCGAAAGCACTTGCGATAAACTTCCCTCAGTGTGAGGCAGGGTAAATACGAGCGATGATTTATTCGGCGTTTGCCCTTTCGTAATCTCATCAGCTACCCACTGGTCAGCCAGCATCAGGAAGCGGGTAAAATTACGTTTATTGGTCTCCACACCCATTTTAAGTACTTCGAGACCGAATAAATCCGCAGCCAGTCTGCTGCAAATCGCTCCGACACCCACCAGCTTATCTCTGGCGATAATCTCAGCGCTCAATGCGGTATCCGCTTTTTCCACCACTTTAACGTTAGGCAAAGTATCAAGAAAATCATGGCACTGCATCAAGGCGATCGGGTGTGAATTGATTTCGGTCAACTCTTCCAGCGTTGTTCCCGGCAAAGCGCAAAGGCAATGGGAAATATGCAGCTTGTATTCACCGATGATGCTTAAATTACTCTCCTTCAACAGATCATAGTTAGGAAGAAGACTACCTGCAATCGTATTTTCGATAGCCACGGCGGCAAACATCTTTGGGTCGCTCTTCGTTGCGGCAAAAACATCCTTAAATGTCTTGCAAAATACGAACTCCAGTTCTTCTCCTTTGAAATAAGCTCTCGATGCCACCTCGTGGTACGATCCTGCAAAACCCTGTATCGCTACTTTCTTCATTGTAAAACCTCTTCACCGGACATCCGGTTCATTTATTTCGTTTACGGGTAAAAAAAAATCCCGCCTGTAAGCGGGATTTGATTTATTTTTTCTCTGTTCATTTTCAGTAAACTTGATTACATATCAATTCCCGCTCTTACCGTTTGCTAAAGTAAAAGTAAAAAAAGAAGTAATATGCAAAACCGAAAATGTTCATAACTCTGTGTCTGATTTTAACGCTGCAAATGTAATGAATTTTTATAAGAACCAACTTTCTATACCGATTTTTTTCTGGAAAAATACGGAAAAGCAAATTATTAGGGTTCAATATACAGGATTTCAATCCTTTCCACCTTAAAGCCGGACGGTATTTATACACACAGCCCGGCTCAAGGGGCTTTATTTTTCATTCCATTAGAAGGTAAAGAATCTCCGATTGGTTAGATCGGGTGTTTAATCATTGGATACCAACTGTTCGTCTGCTTAACGCTACCGACGACGGGTACCTCTCTTGCGTGTTTTGTGTTTTGGTACGAGAAGAAAAGATCAAAAAGAGCAAGGTAGTGTAAAAGTCGTGAGTCGATAGTCAAGAGTTGCGAGTCAATATTGAATCATAAAACTTAGCTGCTCTATTACGACAACTTACAGTGAATTAAAAAACTAAGGCACAAAGATAGGAATAAATCCCAGATCTTTGTGCCTTTAAGTATTTTTAGTTACCCGCGGATAGCTGCGATACCCGGAAGAACTTTACCTTCCATGTATTCCAACATAGCACCACCACCGGTAGAAACGTAGCTTACTTTGTCAGCCAATTGGTTTTTGTTGATTGCAGCAACTGAGTCACCACCACCGATCAAAGAGAACGCGCCGTTAGCAGTAGCAGCAGCAACAGCGTGAGCGATTGCAGTCGTACCTTTTGCGAATGCATCCATTTCGAATACACCCATCGGGCCGTTCCAAAGAACTGTTTTAGAGTTAGCAATAACTTCGCTGAAAGTTTTGATAGTTTCGTCAGCGATGTCAAGACCCATCCAACCGTCAGGAGTTTCGTTGGTTTTAGAGATACAAGTTGCAGCATCAGCAGCAAATTTATCAGCGTTTACAGCGTCAGTCGGGATGTAAACGTTTACACCTTTCGCTTTTGCTTTGTTCAGGATCTCAAGAGCCAGATCAAGTTTGTCAGCTTCACAAAGTGAGTTACCGATGTTACCACCCAAAGCTTTGATGAAAGTATAAGTCATACCACCACCGATGATCAGGTTTTGTACGCGATCCAACAGGTTTTCGATGATCAAAATTTTGTCAGATACTTTAGCACCACCCATGATTGCAGTGAAAGGAGCCTGAGCACTTGTCAATACTGTATCCATAGCTTTCAACTCGCTGTTGATCAGGAAGCCGAACATTTTGTTTTCAGCAGTGAAGTAGTCAGCGATAACAGCTGTAGAACCGTGAGCACGGTGAGCTGTACCGAACGCGTCGTTTACATAAACGTCAGCGTAAGAAGCCAGTTTCTGCGCGAAAGCTTTTTGTTTTTCTTTCAATGCTTTTTTAGCCTCTTTTTTAGCTTCTTCTGTTTCGAATTCGCCACGTGGTTTGCCTTCTTCTTCTTCGTAGAAACGAAGGTTTTCCAGCAAAAGAACTTCACCTGGTTTCAAAGCAGCTACCTGAGCGTCAGCGTTAGCGCAATCTTCTGCGAAAAGAATAGATTGACCCAAACGAGCTTCAACTGCAGAAATGATTTGCTTCAAAGAGAATTTAGGATCCGGATTTTGTTTCGGACGACCCATGTGTGACATCAGGATTACTGCACCACCGTCAGCCAAAATCTTTTTGATTGTAGGCAGAGCACCACGGATACGGGTATCATCACTAACAGCGCCTGTTTCTTTGTTCAAAGGCACATTGAAGTCCACACGAACGATTGCCTTTTTACCGGCAAAGTTGAATTGGTCAATTGTTTGCATAATATTGATTCTATTTGATTTAGAAAGTGTTTTTTCAATTTCGCATGCAAAGATAGAAAAAAGTAGAAACAATTCTTTCCCCTAAATAGGCAAAATGATTTTGTCTCCGCTTTTTGAGTTGAGACATTGATTTATAAGCAAATGAACCATTATCACAAAAATAACTTCAACAAATGCCTGTTTATCGAATCAAAATGTCACAGACCGCCATTGGCTTGTTTAAAATAAAAGCCGCACTTTTCCGTCGAAAAATCTTTATCCGTGCATAATATTTCCTATTTTGTCATATCGAGATTGCAATAATTGGCTATTTTTGCAGTCCATCATTGAAGTTAACCCGCATGGAATCAAAAAACGAAATCGTACTTATTAATATTTCCGGAGAAGATAAGCCGGGAGTAACCTCATCCCTGACCGCTATTCTGGCCCGTTACGGTGCCTTTATTCTGGATATTGGTCAGGCAGATATTCACAACAACCTTTCGTTGGGAATCCTTTACAAAACCGAAAGCGAAAAATCGGGCGATATCATGAAAGAGTTACTTTTCAAGTCGTACGAACTGGGTATCGGAATTAAATTTACCCCGATCTCTTACGAACGCTACGAACGTTGGGTAAATATGCAGGGAAAAAACCGCAATATCATCACGTTGCTGGGACGGAAACTGACCGCACAACAGATTGCCGAAGTAACCAGCCTCATCGCCGAACAGGGATTGAATATCGACATGATACAGCGCCTGACCGGACGTATCCCGTTGGAAGAAGATGCCCGTAGTCCCAAATCATGCGTGGAACTTTCAGTACGAGGCAATCCTCACAACCGCGAAGAGATGCAAAGACGCTTCATGGAACTGAGTAACGAGTTGCAGTTTGACATCTCATTCCAGCAGGATGACATGTACCGCCGTAACCGCCGCCTGATCTGCTTCGATATGGATTCTACCCTTATTGAAACAGAAGTAATCGACGAACTGGCTGACCGTGCCGGTGTGGGTGAAAAGGTACGTGCCATCACCGAAGCTGCAATGCGCGGAGAAATTGACTTCAACGAAAGCTTCAAACAACGCGTGCGTCTGTTGAAAGGGCTTGACGAGTCAGTCATGAAAGAGATTGCTGATAATCTGCCGATTACTGAAGGTCTTGACCGCCTGGTAAACGTATTGAAACGCGTGGGTATCAAGATCGCCGTGCTTTCAGGAGGATTTACCTATTTCGGAAACTACCTGAAACAGAAATACAACTTCGACTACGTGTATGCCAACGAATTGGAAATCATAGACGGTAAACTGACAGGAAACTACGTGGGAGAAATCGTGGATGGCAAACGTAAAGCCGAGCTTCTTCGCCTGATTGCCCAGGTGGAAAAAGTGGATATTGCTCAAACCATTGCCGTAGGAGACGGAGCCAATGACCTTCCGATGATTGGCATTGCCGGTCTGGGTATCGCCTTCCATGCTAAACCAAAAGTTAAAGAGACAGCCAAACAGTCGCTATCTACGATCGGTCTGGATGGTATTCTTTACTTCCTTGGATTTAAGGATTCGTATCTGGATGTATAATCAGGGGATGAAGGAATGAGGGAGTGAGGGTTTGCCCTTTACTACCTTTTATATATAGGACAACCGCAATGGTACTTTCAAAGTCTGTTGCGGTTGTTTTTGTTCAAAGTATACTCAATCCGCCAAATAATCTGACCATTTCTCACGATCTCCGTTGAAAACATTCACATCCACCTTTCCACGGGCACCTTTGTATTTGCCCGTATGAGAATTTTGCCAGAAAGTCCATTTGCGGTCAATCTCCGGTGGTGTTCCCAATGAACAGATCCAGATATCGTTGTCATCAAAGCGTCCCTGGATATATTTGCTGTAAGAGTGCTTATCCGAATAGATAATTACGGAATGGTCGCATTTCTCCTCCACAAGATCAATGAATGTACGCAATTCAGCTGACACCTTTTCCGCATCTTTCGACTGGTTATACTGCCCCCACTCTTCCACATCGACCACAGGAGGCAGATTAAGATCTTCCATGGAGACATTTTTCATAAAATGCTGTGCCTGCTCCTCCCCGCTCCGGTTGAAACGGAAAAAGTGATAAACCCCGACCGGAATCCCCACCCGTTTCGCTTCCCTGAAATTGTAGCTGAAGCAGGGATCAATATAGGTAACCCCCTCCGTCGATTTGACGTAAGCAAAATCGACATTCTGCATCTTGATTTTCTCCCAGTTGATCCGTCCGGTATGCTTGGACACGTCGATGCCGGTAATCTGACCAGGATCTATTTTCTCCGGATTCCGGTGCAACCGAAAGTAAAGAAAAACACCTGTTAATAAGAGGACTATGCTGACTGCAATCCAGGCCCTGGTCTTGCTATTTATCTTTTTCTTCGCTTTTTTCTTCTTCTTTTTTGCCATAGGGATGCAAAAATAGCAGGTTTCACCAGATTCACCGCCCGAATCTATCCGATTTCTCTAAAATGTCACTTCTCCAGCCTAAGGATATAGCGTGTGCTGTTCAAAAAATCGTCAAACAGGGGTTACAATGGGACAACTTATGGAAATGCGGGAGCCGCCATCGTTATGCCATCAAACTTAACAAACTCATTATCAAACACTCAGCACTTACCAACCGAGAACAACTGACAATGAAGAAAAGTCTCAAATTGCTTAACGTTTATTTTAGTAAGCAGATACGGCCAAGCCATCCGCTCACTAATATTCCCCATATTACATTATCTTAAAAATCAGCATCACGTTTCTTATTTCGTCTCATGAGATTTTCCGTCGATACCCACATTACCACAATGCAGGGTCACGTCCACCACCAGGGAATCATCATCGCTCAACTTCACTTCCGCATGGGTTACAACCTCAATAGCACCACCTGACCTGAAATGACTCCTTTGGATGGAATCCCCCCCGAGAGCCAAGATATATCAACGCCATAACAATACTTATTGACCAGTATATATATTTATCCTTTTCCAGCCATTCCTAAGTAACCAGTGACACGAGGTATAGCTAAGGTTATGTAAAGAGTATAATAAATGGGGAATAATAGGGAATCAAAAAGAGATAATACAGGGATATTACACTATATATTTCTGTTATATCCCTGTATTATCCCTGTTATATCTCTGGTTTATCCCTGCTTTATATATTCTTATGATATGCTTTAGGCTACAAGTAGGTATGGGTGGAATCAAGAGAAAGGGATAATAGAAATCGGGGATAAATTGAAATATAAATCCAAGCTATATTACTCTTAGTTTTAAAATTGCAGGCTTAATTTTTGCAAGTTTAAGGAACAATCGCAACCTTTGCATTTATCCACTTTACAATGACAAAAAAACAACGCATGAGCCTATATCAACAATTGCAGCAAGTCAAAAGCGAAGAAGATGTAAAAGATGCCTACATCAAAGTATTGGAAATGAAGTGTTATTCCCAAAACTTCATTGATATCCAGACCAAAGAGATTTGAACCGTGTAAACACAAATAAATACATTGACAATGAATAAGTTGTTGTTACATATATTCCTTCCACTAATTGTAATTTTAGTTTCATGTAAAAAAGAAAAACCGATTACAGATTATACTTACGAGTTATTTCCTGCTCCTAAAGATACATCATTATATATATCGTATGAGATGAATAATAAGTATTACAAATACTATCAGGTCATAGATTACAGAAATAGCTATATCAACTTATTAACTTGCCCGAACAATAGAGTTCTTGGTTATTTTGAGAGAGGAGTATCGTATGATAGGCTTATAACTGACCCTGATTATTTCAATGTATTGCATCCGGCATTTAGTTTCATTTTTTGGAATACACGTATGCAAGATAAAAACTCACAATCTTTTGACGATTATTACTATAAAACCAGATTATCGGATGATTTAAAAAAATACACGTCATATACATTTTCCTACCCTCCGGAATCTCCAAGTGTAAAGGATACCATCCCTACACACGGAATGAATATAGGAAGTTATACGGATAATGTGAATAATGCTTTTAATCACAACAAGACGTTAATAGATAATTTTTTCGCAAGAAATTCTCATTTCAATATTTCAAAGATTGAGCTCGTTAATAATAAATATTACTTGGTAAGTGGCGATTTTACAACGAAAACCATCCAAGGAAATGATACAATAGATATCAAAAATGGGAAGTTTACTTTTATTACCAAGTAGTTAGTATCTGTCTCGGCTTTAGCGCAGTGTAACCCATACCTAAAACCGAGACAGCTTGTAGCTGTTTATTCGCTTTTCGACATCATTTCAAAACGGCATAAAACATCACACCATGGCAACCAATAAAAAGAAGAAAAAAGCACCGGCTCCGGTACGAATCAATCTCAAAACGACCAATACCTATTTTAATGAATTCGGGATTGTCGCCCCAAAAGTTTTGCAATTAATGGGACTTAACCCTACTCTTTATGACAAGCTCACCAAACGGGAGAAGGAGAAATTGATGCAGCTCAAGTCTATTCCGTTTAAAATATCGGTCATGGAAGGTAGCGCTGTCCCCAAGGCTTATGTGAAATACCTCCATGAGGAACTCTTTAGATATATGAAGAAAACGTATATCGGAGATCCGGAGGTGAACCTGACCTTCTATGACTTCTGCACCTATGGGTTGACATTGGTGCATGAATTAACAATCAACAAGGCAAAACTATCAGCTGATGAACTCTCTCCTCTGGGTATTATAAAGAAG
The Parabacteroides sp. FAFU027 DNA segment above includes these coding regions:
- a CDS encoding bifunctional 3-deoxy-7-phosphoheptulonate synthase/chorismate mutase type II; the encoded protein is MELQPITFEGVENKRPMVIAGPCSAETEEQVMEAAHALAAKGVKIFRAGIWKPRTKPGGFEGIGSEGLAWLQRVKKETGLYVATEVATERHVYEALKFGVDLLWIGARTTANPFAVQEVADALKGCKIPVLVKNPVNPDLELWIGAIERVYNAGIRQIGAIHRGFSSFDKKIYRNQPQWHIPIELKRRIPNLPIFCDPSHIGGKREFIAPLSQQAMDLNFEGLIIESHCNPDCAWSDASQQVTPDALEQILNNLVIRDTAQTTEDLSDLRRQIDNLDNDLLELLAKRMRISKEIGQFKKEHGMTVLQSGRYDEIISKRVAQAVSMGMSSEFMQVVLEAIHEESVRQQIEIMNK
- a CDS encoding pyridoxal phosphate-dependent aminotransferase translates to MNEYKNMKQIQPANRLNQVNEYYFSRKLKEIADLNAQGKNIISLGVGSPDLPPSSATIETLCQKSHKPEAHGYQPYVGIPELREAFAGWYKKWYGVVLNPANEIQPLIGSKEGILHISMAFLNPGDEVLVPNPGYPTYSSVSNLVEANIVTYDLDENNNWEPDFDALEKMDLSKVKLMWVNYPNMPTGANATIALYEKLVAFGKKHGIIICNDNPYSFILNDKPISILSVEGAKEICIELNSMSKSHNMPGWRIGMLASNAQFVQWVLKVKSNIDSGMFRPMQKAAVAALGNKAEWHEEMNKVYRKRRDVAGAIMDAMGCTYDKNQVGMFLWGKVSDQWENGEKLSDKVLYDGNVFITPGFIFGNKGDKYVRISLCCPEEKLKEALERIKSVL
- a CDS encoding prephenate dehydratase, encoding MKKVAIQGFAGSYHEVASRAYFKGEELEFVFCKTFKDVFAATKSDPKMFAAVAIENTIAGSLLPNYDLLKESNLSIIGEYKLHISHCLCALPGTTLEELTEINSHPIALMQCHDFLDTLPNVKVVEKADTALSAEIIARDKLVGVGAICSRLAADLFGLEVLKMGVETNKRNFTRFLMLADQWVADEITKGQTPNKSSLVFTLPHTEGSLSQVLSILSFYGVNLTKIQSLPIIGREWEYQFYIDLTYNDYTRYRQAMDACRPLTKDLKVLGEYCEAETP
- a CDS encoding phosphoglycerate kinase; protein product: MQTIDQFNFAGKKAIVRVDFNVPLNKETGAVSDDTRIRGALPTIKKILADGGAVILMSHMGRPKQNPDPKFSLKQIISAVEARLGQSILFAEDCANADAQVAALKPGEVLLLENLRFYEEEEGKPRGEFETEEAKKEAKKALKEKQKAFAQKLASYADVYVNDAFGTAHRAHGSTAVIADYFTAENKMFGFLINSELKAMDTVLTSAQAPFTAIMGGAKVSDKILIIENLLDRVQNLIIGGGMTYTFIKALGGNIGNSLCEADKLDLALEILNKAKAKGVNVYIPTDAVNADKFAADAATCISKTNETPDGWMGLDIADETIKTFSEVIANSKTVLWNGPMGVFEMDAFAKGTTAIAHAVAAATANGAFSLIGGGDSVAAINKNQLADKVSYVSTGGGAMLEYMEGKVLPGIAAIRG
- the serB gene encoding phosphoserine phosphatase SerB is translated as MESKNEIVLINISGEDKPGVTSSLTAILARYGAFILDIGQADIHNNLSLGILYKTESEKSGDIMKELLFKSYELGIGIKFTPISYERYERWVNMQGKNRNIITLLGRKLTAQQIAEVTSLIAEQGLNIDMIQRLTGRIPLEEDARSPKSCVELSVRGNPHNREEMQRRFMELSNELQFDISFQQDDMYRRNRRLICFDMDSTLIETEVIDELADRAGVGEKVRAITEAAMRGEIDFNESFKQRVRLLKGLDESVMKEIADNLPITEGLDRLVNVLKRVGIKIAVLSGGFTYFGNYLKQKYNFDYVYANELEIIDGKLTGNYVGEIVDGKRKAELLRLIAQVEKVDIAQTIAVGDGANDLPMIGIAGLGIAFHAKPKVKETAKQSLSTIGLDGILYFLGFKDSYLDV
- a CDS encoding glycoside hydrolase family 25 protein, producing MAKKKKKKAKKKINSKTRAWIAVSIVLLLTGVFLYFRLHRNPEKIDPGQITGIDVSKHTGRINWEKIKMQNVDFAYVKSTEGVTYIDPCFSYNFREAKRVGIPVGVYHFFRFNRSGEEQAQHFMKNVSMEDLNLPPVVDVEEWGQYNQSKDAEKVSAELRTFIDLVEEKCDHSVIIYSDKHSYSKYIQGRFDDNDIWICSLGTPPEIDRKWTFWQNSHTGKYKGARGKVDVNVFNGDREKWSDYLAD